One genomic window of Corallococcus caeni includes the following:
- a CDS encoding carbon-nitrogen hydrolase family protein: MATSLDLFAIQPRVTLDDYASPQTFAAHHRALAARVDALRPRDASGQPLNPALAVWPEMVGAALGLMGHLSRVRRRKTTNGAMTRVALAEWRGMLRTWSAFHPPTLEECLYATVAPRVHRAMYETFSGIARDFGLWVVAGSALLPTNRLGPDTPEYEPAGARTFNTSYTFSPDGHCVGVTRKVNLVPTQEDVLHLSPGRPEDLPVLDTPFGRLGTLVCYDGFREPHTSGEPYFVPCAQYLDALGVDVLAQPSANAWSWDAPWAFNAPGETQLRREQWFNEGLFTQLRTLKRVRYAVNPQLTGGFFDNTFEAPSLILERRGPDDVHVLAQSADPRGEDVLHVTVPR; the protein is encoded by the coding sequence GTGGCCACCTCCCTCGACCTGTTCGCCATCCAGCCGCGCGTCACGCTCGACGACTACGCCTCGCCGCAGACGTTCGCCGCGCACCACCGGGCGCTCGCCGCCCGCGTGGACGCGCTGCGCCCCCGGGATGCTTCGGGCCAGCCGTTGAACCCCGCGCTCGCGGTCTGGCCGGAGATGGTGGGCGCGGCGCTGGGGCTGATGGGGCACCTGTCGCGCGTGCGCCGCCGCAAGACGACGAACGGCGCGATGACGCGCGTGGCGCTCGCGGAGTGGCGGGGCATGCTCCGCACGTGGAGCGCCTTCCATCCGCCGACGCTGGAGGAGTGCCTCTACGCCACGGTGGCGCCCCGCGTGCACCGGGCCATGTACGAGACCTTCTCCGGCATCGCGCGGGACTTCGGCCTGTGGGTGGTGGCCGGCAGCGCGCTGCTGCCCACGAACCGCCTGGGCCCGGACACGCCCGAGTACGAACCCGCGGGCGCGCGCACCTTCAACACCAGCTACACGTTCTCACCGGACGGGCACTGCGTGGGCGTCACGCGCAAGGTGAACCTGGTGCCCACGCAGGAGGACGTGCTGCACCTGAGCCCGGGCCGCCCAGAGGACCTCCCCGTGCTGGACACCCCGTTCGGAAGGCTGGGCACGCTCGTCTGCTACGACGGCTTCCGCGAACCCCACACCTCTGGCGAGCCGTACTTCGTGCCGTGCGCGCAGTACCTGGATGCGCTGGGCGTGGACGTGCTCGCGCAGCCCTCCGCCAACGCCTGGAGCTGGGACGCGCCCTGGGCCTTCAACGCGCCCGGTGAGACGCAGCTGCGCCGCGAGCAGTGGTTCAACGAGGGCCTCTTCACGCAGCTGCGCACCCTCAAGCGCGTGCGCTACGCGGTGAACCCGCAGCTCACCGGGGGCTTCTTCGACAACACCTTCGAAGCGCCCTCGCTCATCCTGGAGCGCCGGGGGCCGGACGACGTGCACGTGCTCGCCCAGTCAGCGGATCCGCGCGGCGAGGACGTGCTCCACGTCACCGTGCCCCGTTAG
- a CDS encoding isopenicillin N synthase family dioxygenase — MSRSARRIPTVNLSHYRSGTPEERARFVQVFGDALKEFGFVTVEGHGVDDALIRRTYTDVERFFQLPESTKTRYAVPERPGQRGFMAFGQEHAKNRKVGDMKEFWHVGRELPVGHPYRDDYGANVWPEEVPSFRDNTLTLYRELDDAATVMLQALADYLGIARNTFSDMTVDGNSVLRLIHYPPLKDRFIPGGVRAAEHEDINFITLLCEGTSGGLELLTRDGEWIPVDTLRGQIVVDSGDMLSRVMNGVIPSTTHRVVNPPSTEQDTVRYSMPFFVHPFSDCVLKPLPQTETPDNPARHPPITADAFLKQRLRELGFLK; from the coding sequence ATGTCCCGCTCGGCCCGACGCATCCCCACCGTGAACCTGTCCCACTACCGCTCCGGCACTCCCGAGGAGCGGGCCCGCTTCGTCCAGGTGTTTGGCGACGCGCTCAAGGAGTTCGGCTTCGTGACCGTCGAAGGTCACGGGGTCGACGACGCGCTCATCCGCCGCACGTACACGGACGTGGAGCGCTTCTTCCAGCTGCCGGAGTCCACCAAGACGCGCTACGCGGTGCCGGAGCGCCCGGGCCAGCGCGGCTTCATGGCGTTCGGCCAGGAGCACGCGAAGAACCGCAAGGTGGGGGACATGAAGGAGTTCTGGCACGTGGGCCGTGAGCTGCCCGTGGGCCACCCCTACCGCGACGACTATGGCGCCAACGTGTGGCCGGAAGAGGTGCCGTCCTTCCGCGACAACACGCTGACGCTCTACCGGGAGCTGGACGACGCGGCGACGGTGATGCTCCAGGCGCTGGCGGACTACCTGGGCATCGCGCGAAACACGTTCAGCGACATGACGGTGGATGGCAACTCCGTGCTGCGGCTCATCCACTACCCGCCCCTGAAGGACCGCTTCATCCCGGGCGGGGTGCGCGCCGCGGAGCACGAGGACATCAACTTCATCACGCTCTTGTGCGAGGGCACGTCCGGCGGCCTGGAGCTGCTCACGCGCGACGGCGAGTGGATCCCCGTGGACACGCTGCGCGGCCAGATTGTCGTGGACTCGGGCGACATGCTCAGCCGCGTGATGAACGGCGTCATTCCGTCCACGACGCACCGGGTGGTGAACCCGCCCAGCACGGAGCAGGACACCGTGCGCTACTCGATGCCCTTCTTCGTGCACCCGTTCAGCGACTGCGTGCTCAAGCCGCTGCCGCAGACGGAGACGCCGGACAACCCCGCGCGCCACCCGCCCATCACCGCGGACGCGTTCCTCAAGCAGCGCCTGCGCGAGCTGGGCTTCCTCAAGTAG
- a CDS encoding serine/threonine-protein kinase has translation MAEVARNERTCTACGRGHGEETSCDTLVRQAGGGAGKAVEAPVPLNAAEEVDPLVGTQMGSFRLVRRVGRGGMGSVYLAEHVSIGSRVAVKVLHEHLTRYPELVQRFHAEARAVNLIGHENIVSIFDLNASAPRPYLIMEFLEGAPLSAWVGTPLSAGAVVPMLTQVCDALHAAHARGIVHRDLKPDNIFLVKRGRGMPFVKVLDFGIAKLVDASMPETVAGIIVGTPEYMAPEQSLSRRLDGRADLYAVGVIAYQLLTGRLPFPDEGLTAQLVAHQTRQPPAPRSICPTVPAALEAVVLRALAKTPEERFPNALALRAALEQALALRTPPRAAVGAPRPAQGGALPRTPSTGPQRTPPLAPPGASGGKTLPLPVQVVLQPGAQPRAFTGSDLSRGGVFLHATGELPPLFAQVQVVLPLSSGPLSVTCEVVRHVSAEQAQAWSMRPGFGVQFVAPSAALKARVEQHLASAPASPPPAPREPPDDAEAEHVLAMWRGQLAGEGTHYAVLGLSPDVELEPARERARELWNALSALRPRPLSRGQRSRLESMLIRVRDAGDTLGMPLRRARYDARLGNVRGVARCLEAGLTAAQTDALRRDFLAEQPRAVGTARVHFLTGNALERDGQLQRALEAYERGLELDPLEWEYQQRRRVVIRALGARLAGARNERARFPGEGTGP, from the coding sequence ATGGCCGAAGTCGCGAGGAACGAGCGCACGTGCACAGCGTGCGGGCGGGGACATGGCGAGGAGACGTCGTGCGACACGCTCGTCCGGCAGGCGGGAGGCGGCGCGGGCAAGGCCGTGGAGGCACCGGTTCCCCTGAACGCGGCGGAGGAGGTGGATCCGCTGGTGGGCACCCAGATGGGCAGCTTCCGGCTGGTGCGCCGGGTGGGCCGGGGCGGGATGGGGTCCGTCTACCTGGCGGAGCATGTGTCCATTGGCAGCCGCGTGGCGGTGAAGGTGCTGCACGAACACCTGACGCGCTACCCGGAGCTGGTGCAGCGCTTCCACGCCGAGGCCCGGGCGGTGAACCTCATCGGGCACGAGAACATCGTCAGCATCTTCGACCTCAACGCCTCCGCGCCCCGCCCGTACCTCATCATGGAGTTCCTGGAGGGCGCGCCGCTGTCGGCCTGGGTGGGGACGCCGCTGTCGGCCGGGGCGGTGGTGCCCATGCTCACCCAGGTGTGTGACGCGCTGCATGCGGCGCACGCGCGGGGCATCGTCCACCGCGACCTGAAGCCGGACAACATCTTCCTGGTGAAGCGCGGGCGGGGGATGCCGTTCGTGAAGGTGCTCGACTTCGGCATCGCGAAGCTGGTGGACGCGAGCATGCCGGAGACGGTGGCGGGCATCATCGTGGGGACGCCGGAGTACATGGCCCCGGAGCAGTCCCTGAGCCGGCGCCTGGACGGCCGCGCGGACCTGTACGCGGTGGGCGTCATCGCCTACCAGCTGCTCACCGGGCGGCTGCCCTTTCCCGACGAGGGGCTTACCGCCCAGCTCGTGGCGCACCAGACGCGGCAGCCGCCGGCCCCTCGCTCCATCTGCCCCACGGTGCCGGCCGCGCTGGAGGCGGTGGTGCTGCGCGCGCTGGCGAAGACGCCGGAGGAGCGCTTCCCCAACGCGCTCGCCCTGCGCGCCGCGCTGGAGCAGGCCCTCGCCCTGCGGACCCCGCCGCGCGCGGCCGTGGGGGCTCCCCGTCCCGCGCAGGGAGGTGCTCTCCCGCGGACCCCGTCCACGGGCCCCCAGCGCACGCCGCCGCTGGCCCCGCCGGGCGCGTCCGGGGGCAAGACGCTCCCGTTGCCCGTGCAGGTGGTGCTGCAGCCGGGCGCGCAGCCCCGGGCCTTCACGGGGTCCGACCTGTCGCGAGGCGGCGTGTTCCTGCACGCGACGGGGGAGCTGCCCCCGCTGTTCGCCCAGGTCCAGGTGGTGCTGCCCCTGTCCTCGGGGCCGCTGTCCGTCACGTGCGAGGTGGTGCGCCACGTCTCCGCCGAACAGGCCCAGGCCTGGAGCATGCGTCCGGGCTTCGGCGTGCAGTTCGTCGCGCCGTCCGCCGCGCTGAAGGCCCGCGTGGAGCAGCACCTGGCCAGCGCTCCGGCCTCTCCGCCCCCCGCGCCCCGGGAGCCGCCGGACGACGCGGAGGCCGAGCACGTCCTGGCGATGTGGCGGGGGCAGCTGGCCGGGGAGGGCACCCACTACGCGGTGCTGGGGCTTTCGCCGGACGTGGAGCTGGAGCCCGCGCGGGAGCGGGCGCGCGAGCTGTGGAACGCCCTGTCCGCGCTCCGGCCGCGGCCCCTGTCGCGCGGGCAGCGCTCGCGGCTGGAGTCCATGCTGATCCGCGTGCGGGACGCCGGTGACACCCTGGGCATGCCGCTGCGGCGGGCGCGCTACGACGCCCGGCTGGGCAACGTCCGGGGCGTGGCGCGGTGCCTGGAGGCGGGGCTCACCGCGGCCCAGACGGACGCACTGCGTCGCGACTTCCTGGCCGAGCAGCCCCGGGCGGTGGGCACCGCGCGCGTGCATTTCCTCACCGGCAACGCGCTGGAGCGCGACGGCCAGCTCCAGCGGGCCCTGGAGGCCTACGAGCGGGGCCTGGAGCTGGACCCCCTGGAGTGGGAGTACCAGCAGCGCCGCCGGGTGGTGATCCGGGCGCTGGGCGCGCGCTTGGCCGGCGCCCGAAATGAAAGGGCCCGATTCCCTGGGGAGGGAACCGGGCCCTGA
- the rplU gene encoding 50S ribosomal protein L21, which produces MYAVIRTGGKQYRVAEGDVVRIEKIAGDIGAEVSFTEVLLLGGSESPKVGQPTVAGAKVVGKVLAQDKHRRVLHFRKEKEGWTRRRGHRQPYTEVKVTSISG; this is translated from the coding sequence ATGTACGCAGTCATTCGCACGGGCGGAAAGCAGTACCGCGTCGCCGAGGGCGACGTTGTCCGGATCGAGAAGATCGCCGGGGACATCGGCGCCGAGGTCTCGTTCACCGAGGTCCTCCTGCTGGGCGGCTCTGAGAGCCCGAAGGTGGGCCAGCCGACGGTGGCGGGCGCGAAGGTCGTGGGCAAGGTGCTGGCGCAGGACAAGCACCGCCGCGTCCTGCACTTCCGCAAGGAGAAGGAAGGCTGGACCCGCCGTCGGGGTCACCGCCAGCCGTACACCGAGGTGAAGGTCACCTCGATCTCCGGCTAG
- the rpmA gene encoding 50S ribosomal protein L27 has translation MAHKKGQGSSRNGRDSNPQYRGVKVYGGETITAGSILVRQVGTVIHPGTNVKLGRDFTLFSTVDGVVKYERLGRDKKKVSVYPAAAEQASA, from the coding sequence ATGGCCCATAAAAAAGGTCAGGGTTCTTCGCGCAACGGGCGTGATTCCAACCCGCAGTACCGTGGCGTCAAGGTGTACGGCGGTGAGACCATCACGGCGGGCAGCATCCTCGTCCGTCAGGTCGGCACGGTCATCCACCCGGGCACGAACGTGAAGCTCGGTCGCGACTTCACCCTCTTCTCGACCGTGGACGGCGTGGTGAAGTACGAGCGCCTCGGCCGCGACAAGAAGAAGGTGTCCGTGTACCCGGCCGCCGCCGAGCAGGCGAGCGCCTAG
- the obgE gene encoding GTPase ObgE, translating into MKFVDEVRIYVKAGDGGNGAVAFRREKFIERGGPNGGDGGNGGSVVFVANPQLTTLLDYRYQQHHRAKNGEHGMGSDCNGHGAEDMILQVPVGTLIRNEHTGELLVDLSDPGQQYVAAKGGRGGLGNMNFATSTRQTPRFAQDGGKGEEVTLRLELKLLADVGLLGFPNAGKSTFISRVSRARPKVADYPFTTLVPNLGMVQYKDNLSFVMADIPGIIEGASEGVGLGHQFLRHVERCKVLVHLIDMGAEGEGRKPLDDFNILNAELKKYSAELASKPQVVAANKLDLTEARERLGPFTEALRRKGIRVFPVSCATGEGMPALMDAVAEVLFTGRTGKIHVEAPAKKTPARAPAKKSAAKKAPAKKAPAKKSAAKKAPAKKAPVKKAAAKKAPAKKAAAKKSSRKPVAKKAAAKKAPAKKAVRKAPAKKAARKAPAKKSGGRR; encoded by the coding sequence ATGAAGTTCGTCGACGAAGTACGCATCTACGTGAAGGCGGGAGACGGCGGGAACGGTGCCGTGGCCTTCCGGCGGGAGAAGTTCATCGAGCGCGGCGGCCCCAACGGCGGGGACGGCGGCAACGGCGGCTCCGTGGTGTTCGTGGCGAACCCGCAGCTGACCACGCTCCTGGACTACCGCTACCAGCAGCACCACCGCGCCAAGAACGGCGAGCACGGCATGGGCAGTGACTGCAACGGTCACGGGGCCGAGGACATGATCCTCCAGGTGCCGGTGGGCACGCTGATCCGCAACGAGCACACGGGTGAGCTGCTGGTGGACCTGAGCGACCCGGGCCAGCAGTACGTGGCGGCCAAGGGCGGCCGGGGCGGCCTGGGCAACATGAACTTCGCCACCTCCACGCGCCAGACGCCGCGCTTCGCGCAGGACGGCGGGAAGGGGGAGGAGGTCACCCTGCGGCTGGAGCTGAAGCTCCTGGCGGACGTGGGCCTGCTGGGCTTCCCCAACGCGGGCAAGAGCACGTTCATCTCGCGGGTGAGCCGGGCGCGGCCGAAGGTGGCGGACTACCCGTTCACCACGCTGGTGCCGAACCTGGGCATGGTCCAGTACAAGGACAACCTGTCCTTCGTCATGGCGGACATCCCCGGCATCATCGAGGGCGCCAGCGAGGGCGTGGGCCTGGGCCACCAGTTCCTGCGCCACGTGGAGCGCTGCAAGGTGCTGGTGCACCTCATCGACATGGGCGCCGAGGGCGAGGGCCGCAAGCCGCTGGACGACTTCAACATCCTCAACGCGGAGTTGAAGAAGTACAGCGCGGAGCTGGCCAGCAAGCCGCAGGTCGTGGCCGCCAACAAGCTGGACCTGACGGAGGCCCGCGAGCGCCTGGGGCCCTTCACGGAGGCGCTGCGCCGCAAGGGCATCCGCGTGTTCCCGGTGTCCTGCGCCACGGGCGAGGGCATGCCGGCCCTGATGGACGCGGTGGCAGAGGTGCTCTTCACCGGCCGCACCGGGAAGATCCACGTCGAGGCCCCGGCGAAGAAGACGCCCGCCAGGGCCCCGGCGAAGAAGTCCGCCGCGAAGAAGGCTCCGGCGAAGAAGGCCCCGGCGAAGAAGTCCGCCGCGAAGAAGGCTCCGGCGAAGAAGGCCCCGGTGAAGAAGGCCGCCGCGAAGAAGGCTCCGGCGAAGAAGGCCGCCGCGAAGAAGTCCTCGCGCAAGCCCGTGGCGAAGAAGGCCGCCGCGAAGAAGGCTCCGGCGAAGAAGGCGGTGCGCAAGGCCCCGGCGAAGAAGGCCGCCCGGAAGGCTCCTGCGAAGAAGTCCGGCGGGAGGCGCTGA
- a CDS encoding TrmH family RNA methyltransferase: MAGGGPRYEKFERDAVEPEQFLLDVRKEKIDRVVSQRTRNFVVVLDRLEDNFNMAAVLRTCESMGVQEVHVVVNPEAPFIPNLRVAQGCDKWLDVHLYKTFAECREHLKGRGFSLYASALREGATNLYSLRFDTKFAMVFGNERYGVSDDVLNGVDGTFWVPMKGFSQSLNISAAASASITRAIAWRDEHLGSSGDLTPEEAQELRERFYLLGVKQRKRLVKATQR, from the coding sequence ATGGCTGGTGGAGGCCCCCGCTACGAGAAGTTCGAGCGCGACGCCGTCGAGCCGGAGCAGTTCCTGCTCGACGTGCGGAAGGAGAAGATCGACCGCGTCGTCAGTCAGCGCACGCGCAACTTCGTGGTGGTGCTCGACCGGCTGGAGGACAACTTCAACATGGCCGCGGTGCTGCGCACCTGTGAGTCCATGGGCGTGCAGGAGGTGCACGTCGTCGTCAACCCGGAAGCGCCCTTCATCCCCAACCTGCGGGTGGCCCAGGGCTGCGACAAGTGGTTGGACGTGCACCTCTACAAGACGTTCGCGGAGTGCCGCGAGCACCTGAAGGGGCGGGGCTTCAGCCTCTACGCGTCGGCGCTGCGCGAGGGGGCCACCAACCTCTACAGCCTGCGCTTCGACACGAAGTTCGCCATGGTGTTCGGCAACGAGCGCTATGGCGTGAGCGACGACGTGCTCAACGGCGTGGATGGCACCTTCTGGGTGCCCATGAAGGGCTTCAGCCAAAGCCTGAACATCTCCGCCGCTGCGTCCGCCAGCATCACCCGGGCGATCGCCTGGCGGGACGAGCACCTTGGGAGCTCCGGGGACCTGACTCCCGAGGAGGCCCAGGAGCTGCGCGAGCGCTTCTACCTGCTGGGCGTGAAGCAGCGGAAGCGTCTGGTCAAAGCCACACAGCGGTGA
- a CDS encoding LolA family protein has translation MLLESLLFTLLTQAPTTAAPTAPAPKPAAAAKAPAAAPQPAAPKDAGTAAMPPAAKQGDASVAASAAKPAPKPMTPEVKTLVDRMQAFYEKTGDFKAGFKQDYKYKAFRRTQTSTGTVTYKKPGLMRWEYENPSKRTFVLAGNKVYMHDPEAQTLSVAAMDTSKLSASVTFLFGQGKLADEFAITKGECKDCKGTLLVLDPLKEEPRFRQVRLEVDPATAQVLKSTVVDPDGSENTIAFLNLKTNVGIAADSFKLNPPEGTRVDDFTKKAQ, from the coding sequence ATGTTGCTGGAATCCCTGCTCTTCACGCTGCTCACGCAGGCCCCCACCACCGCCGCCCCCACCGCGCCGGCGCCGAAGCCCGCGGCCGCCGCCAAGGCCCCCGCCGCCGCGCCGCAGCCCGCCGCTCCCAAGGATGCCGGCACGGCCGCCATGCCCCCCGCCGCGAAGCAGGGCGACGCGAGCGTGGCCGCCAGCGCCGCGAAGCCCGCGCCGAAGCCGATGACGCCGGAGGTGAAGACGCTCGTGGACCGGATGCAGGCCTTCTACGAGAAGACGGGCGACTTCAAGGCGGGCTTCAAGCAGGACTACAAGTACAAGGCCTTCCGCCGCACGCAGACGTCCACCGGCACGGTGACCTACAAGAAGCCGGGCCTGATGCGCTGGGAGTACGAGAACCCGTCCAAGCGGACGTTCGTGCTCGCGGGCAACAAGGTGTACATGCACGACCCGGAAGCGCAGACGCTGTCGGTGGCGGCGATGGACACCAGCAAGCTGTCCGCGTCGGTGACGTTCCTCTTCGGCCAGGGGAAGCTGGCGGACGAGTTCGCCATCACCAAGGGCGAGTGCAAGGACTGCAAGGGCACGCTGCTGGTGCTGGATCCGCTCAAGGAGGAGCCGCGCTTCCGCCAGGTGCGCCTGGAGGTGGACCCCGCGACGGCGCAGGTGCTCAAGAGCACGGTGGTGGATCCGGACGGCAGCGAGAACACCATCGCCTTCCTCAACCTGAAGACGAACGTGGGCATCGCGGCGGACAGCTTCAAGCTGAACCCGCCCGAGGGCACCCGCGTGGACGACTTCACCAAGAAGGCGCAGTAG
- the rimO gene encoding 30S ribosomal protein S12 methylthiotransferase RimO: MTLGCPKNRVDSEVMLGTLRTRGYSLVQEPSEAQVIVVNTCAFIGPAKQESVDSILEMAELKKSGSCKTLVVTGCLSQRYGQELSQEMPEVDHFLGTSAYAQIGDLLAAEATPRQVIPDPDYIHNAETPRINSMPKYTAYLKISEGCDNACAFCIIPKLRGGQRSRTVADIIAEAQKLADSGVQELNLVAQDLTAYGHDLPGKPKLHELLKELVKVDVKWIRLHYAYPRVFPDELIDVIATEPKIAKYLDMPVQHASDKLLLSMKRGRNSEFLKKLLGKLRERVPNLVMRTSLIVGLPGETEEDFELLKEFVKEQRFQRLGVFQYSDEENTAAFDLPNKVPAKTIERRWREVMAIQKRINREQNKKLVGQKLTVLVEGPSEESEHLLVGRHEGQAPEIDGQVYINDGLAYPGEFVTVEVTEAHDYDLIARVVERPDPKQREHTPREAHPAPIPLKAMVRPPEPRPE; this comes from the coding sequence ATGACCCTCGGCTGCCCGAAGAACCGGGTGGACTCCGAGGTGATGCTGGGCACGCTGCGCACCCGCGGCTATTCGCTCGTGCAAGAGCCCTCCGAAGCCCAGGTCATCGTGGTCAACACGTGCGCCTTCATCGGACCGGCGAAGCAGGAGTCGGTGGACTCCATCCTGGAGATGGCGGAGCTGAAGAAGTCGGGCTCCTGCAAGACGCTCGTCGTCACGGGCTGCCTGTCCCAGCGCTACGGCCAGGAGCTGTCCCAGGAGATGCCGGAGGTGGACCACTTCCTGGGCACCAGCGCGTACGCCCAGATTGGCGACCTCTTGGCGGCGGAGGCCACCCCGCGCCAGGTGATTCCGGATCCGGACTACATCCACAACGCGGAGACGCCGCGCATCAACTCGATGCCGAAGTACACGGCGTACCTGAAGATTTCGGAAGGGTGCGACAACGCCTGCGCGTTCTGCATCATCCCCAAGCTGCGCGGCGGCCAGCGCTCGCGCACGGTGGCGGACATCATCGCGGAGGCCCAGAAGCTGGCGGACAGCGGCGTGCAGGAGCTGAACCTCGTCGCGCAGGACCTGACGGCGTACGGGCATGACCTGCCCGGCAAGCCGAAGCTCCACGAGCTGCTCAAGGAGCTGGTGAAGGTGGACGTGAAGTGGATCCGCCTGCACTACGCCTACCCGCGCGTGTTCCCGGACGAGCTCATCGACGTCATCGCCACCGAGCCGAAGATCGCCAAGTACCTGGACATGCCGGTGCAGCACGCCAGCGACAAGCTGCTCCTGTCCATGAAGCGCGGCCGCAACTCGGAGTTCCTCAAGAAGCTGCTGGGCAAGCTGCGCGAGCGCGTGCCGAACCTGGTGATGCGCACCTCGCTCATCGTCGGCCTGCCGGGTGAGACGGAAGAGGACTTCGAGCTGCTCAAGGAGTTCGTGAAGGAGCAGCGCTTCCAGCGCCTGGGCGTGTTCCAGTATTCGGACGAGGAGAACACCGCCGCGTTCGACCTGCCGAACAAGGTCCCGGCGAAGACCATCGAGCGCCGCTGGCGCGAGGTGATGGCCATCCAGAAGCGCATCAACCGCGAGCAGAACAAGAAGCTCGTGGGCCAGAAGCTCACCGTGCTGGTGGAGGGCCCCAGCGAGGAGTCCGAGCACCTGCTGGTGGGCCGCCACGAGGGCCAGGCGCCGGAAATCGACGGGCAGGTCTACATCAACGACGGCCTGGCGTACCCGGGCGAGTTCGTCACCGTGGAGGTGACGGAGGCGCACGACTACGACCTCATCGCCCGCGTGGTGGAGCGTCCGGATCCTAAGCAGCGCGAGCACACCCCGCGCGAGGCTCACCCCGCGCCCATCCCGCTGAAGGCGATGGTGCGTCCGCCGGAGCCGCGGCCGGAGTAG